The following are encoded together in the Lathyrus oleraceus cultivar Zhongwan6 chromosome 3, CAAS_Psat_ZW6_1.0, whole genome shotgun sequence genome:
- the LOC127126889 gene encoding uncharacterized protein LOC127126889 isoform X2 — protein MDDRGGSFVAVRRISQGLDRGNTCHSTSAELVTGSTAWLGRGLSCVCAQRRESDARPSFELTLSQEECLQRLQSRIDVPYDSSIPEHQESLRALWNAAFPEEELRGLISEQWKDMGWQGKDPSTDFRGGGYISLENLLFFAKKFPKSFQDLLRKQEGDRSVWEYPFAVAGVNITFMLIQMLDLEAVKPRTLVGATFVKFLAENESAFDLLYCITFKLMDNQWLSMRASYMDFN, from the exons ATGGATGATAGAGGTGGTTCTTTCGTCGCTGTTAGGAGAATTTCGCAGGGTCTTGATCGAGGCAACACGTGCCATTCAACTTCTG CTGAGCTTGTGACGGGATCAACAGCATGGCTTGGCCGAGGTTTATCTTGTGTCTGTGCACAGAGAAGAGAGAGCGATGCTCGACCATCTTTTGAATTAACTCTATCCCAG GAAGAATGCCTGCAGAGGCTTCAGAGTCGTATAGATGTTCCATATGATAGTTCTATCCCCGAACACCAG GAATCCCTAAGGGCTTTATGGAATGCCGCATTTCCTGAAGAAGAGCTCAGGGGCTTGATTTCAGAGCAGTGGAAAGACATGGGATGGCAAGGGAAGGATCCATCAACAGATTTTAG GGGTGGTGGTTACATATCATTAGAGAATTTGCTGTTTTTTGCCAAAAAATTTCCG AAATCTTTTCAAGATCTTTTACGGAAGCAGGAAGGAGACCGTTCAGTGTGGGAGTACCCATTTGCTGTTGCTGGTGTTAACATTACATTCATGCTTATTCAAATGCTAGATCTGGAAGCAG TTAAGCCAAGGACACTGGTGGGAGCAACCTTCGTAAAATTCCTAGCAG AAAATGAGTCAGCTTTTGATCTTCTCTATTGCATAACATTCAAGCTGATGGATAATCAATGGCTTTCCATGCGCGCGTCATACATGGATTTTAAT TGA
- the LOC127126889 gene encoding uncharacterized protein LOC127126889 isoform X1, translated as MDDRGGSFVAVRRISQGLDRGNTCHSTSAELVTGSTAWLGRGLSCVCAQRRESDARPSFELTLSQEECLQRLQSRIDVPYDSSIPEHQESLRALWNAAFPEEELRGLISEQWKDMGWQGKDPSTDFRGGGYISLENLLFFAKKFPKSFQDLLRKQEGDRSVWEYPFAVAGVNITFMLIQMLDLEAVKPRTLVGATFVKFLAENESAFDLLYCITFKLMDNQWLSMRASYMDFNTVMKSTRRQLEKELLLEDLTQLEDVPSYKLLTQ; from the exons ATGGATGATAGAGGTGGTTCTTTCGTCGCTGTTAGGAGAATTTCGCAGGGTCTTGATCGAGGCAACACGTGCCATTCAACTTCTG CTGAGCTTGTGACGGGATCAACAGCATGGCTTGGCCGAGGTTTATCTTGTGTCTGTGCACAGAGAAGAGAGAGCGATGCTCGACCATCTTTTGAATTAACTCTATCCCAG GAAGAATGCCTGCAGAGGCTTCAGAGTCGTATAGATGTTCCATATGATAGTTCTATCCCCGAACACCAG GAATCCCTAAGGGCTTTATGGAATGCCGCATTTCCTGAAGAAGAGCTCAGGGGCTTGATTTCAGAGCAGTGGAAAGACATGGGATGGCAAGGGAAGGATCCATCAACAGATTTTAG GGGTGGTGGTTACATATCATTAGAGAATTTGCTGTTTTTTGCCAAAAAATTTCCG AAATCTTTTCAAGATCTTTTACGGAAGCAGGAAGGAGACCGTTCAGTGTGGGAGTACCCATTTGCTGTTGCTGGTGTTAACATTACATTCATGCTTATTCAAATGCTAGATCTGGAAGCAG TTAAGCCAAGGACACTGGTGGGAGCAACCTTCGTAAAATTCCTAGCAG AAAATGAGTCAGCTTTTGATCTTCTCTATTGCATAACATTCAAGCTGATGGATAATCAATGGCTTTCCATGCGCGCGTCATACATGGATTTTAAT ACAGTGATGAAATCTACACGCCGTCAGCTGGAGAAAGAACTTCTGCTTGAAGACCTTACACAGCTGGAAGATGTACCCTCATACAAACTTCTCACACAATAG
- the LOC127126890 gene encoding transcription termination factor MTEF1, chloroplastic — protein MFFLHSLHHPQTPSYYSLSNSSNTLTPNRYPNRNGYIKFRTTHHENLRYLKSLTIIHPDTKPNNLPLPDAVDHILTTVTFFKSHSFSDADIPRLVHHSPRLFSTSFNPAEISPVFIFLSDDLLATAEESRGLILRCPKLLFTDPNHILKPTLNFLREIGIRGLNRPSNRNAHLLNTRVEKLRLRVRFMEEVVGFSYEEATNACARLPAILGYDVENNLWPKFVYLVKEMERDLEELKKFPQYFGFSLEKRIVPRHLHLKERGVRIPLNRMLMWGDDKFYAKWK, from the coding sequence ATGTTCTTCCTCCATTCTCTTCACCACCCCCAAACCCCATCTTATTATTCTCTATCTAATTCATCAAACACACTCACCCCTAACCGTTACCCTAACAGAAACGGTTACATCAAGTTCCGAACAACTCACCATGAAAATCTCCGTTACCTAAAATCACTAACCATAATCCACCCCGACACCAAACCCAACAACCTCCCTCTCCCCGACGCCGTCGACCACATCCTCACCACCGTCACTTTCTTCAAATCGCATTCCTTCTCCGACGCCGACATCCCCCGTCTCGTCCACCACTCTCCCCGCCTCTTCTCCACCTCCTTCAACCCCGCCGAAATCTCCCCCGTCTTCATCTTCCTCTCCGACGACCTCCTTGCCACCGCTGAAGAATCCCGCGGCCTCATCCTCCGTTGCCCTAAGCTCCTCTTCACCGATCCCAACCACATCCTAAAACCGACGCTCAACTTCCTCCGGGAAATCGGTATCCGCGGATTAAACCGGCCGTCTAACCGAAACGCGCATCTGTTAAACACGCGCGTGGAGAAGCTGCGACTGAGGGTGAGATTCATGGAGGAGGTGGTGGGGTTTTCTTACGAGGAAGCGACTAACGCGTGTGCGAGGTTGCCGGCGATATTGGGATACGACGTGGAGAATAATTTGTGGCCGAAATTTGTGTATTTGGTAAAGGAGATGGAGAGGGATTTGGAGGAGTTGAAGAAGTTTCCTCAGTATTTTGGGTTTAGTTTAGAGAAGAGGATTGTTCCAAGGCATTTGCATTTGAAGGAAAGAGGTGTTAGGATTCCATTGAATAGAATGTTGATGTGGGGTGATGACAAATTCTATGCCAAGTGGAAATGA